A single window of Caldimicrobium thiodismutans DNA harbors:
- the coaE gene encoding dephospho-CoA kinase (Dephospho-CoA kinase (CoaE) performs the final step in coenzyme A biosynthesis.) yields MLKKIAITGGIATGKTTLLKILKKLGFPALSCDEIVENLYKRKDIQEKIIELFGKKVLSKEGHINKKIILKKIIDSPSLKQKLEELLHPEVLREIMHFFEGLERRGERLVFVEVPLLFEVAWEKYFDEIWVISSSEETQRERIYKLREPELIKLLSFQIPLKEKEKRAHKIFSSEKSLAELERELKEILKEYSKAYIPLE; encoded by the coding sequence ATGCTTAAAAAGATTGCTATAACAGGGGGTATAGCCACCGGTAAAACAACCCTCCTTAAGATTCTGAAAAAACTTGGCTTTCCTGCTCTTTCCTGTGATGAAATTGTGGAAAATCTTTATAAGCGAAAGGATATTCAAGAAAAAATAATTGAGCTTTTTGGTAAAAAGGTCCTATCTAAAGAGGGCCATATTAATAAAAAGATTATATTAAAAAAAATTATTGATTCTCCTTCTCTTAAGCAAAAACTTGAAGAACTACTTCACCCTGAGGTTCTGAGGGAAATCATGCACTTTTTTGAAGGGTTAGAAAGGAGAGGGGAAAGGTTAGTCTTTGTTGAAGTGCCTCTTCTCTTTGAAGTAGCCTGGGAAAAATATTTTGATGAAATCTGGGTTATCAGCTCTTCTGAAGAAACTCAAAGAGAAAGAATTTATAAATTGAGAGAGCCAGAATTAATTAAACTCTTAAGCTTTCAAATCCCTCTTAAAGAAAAAGAAAAAAGAGCTCATAAAATCTTTTCTTCGGAAAAATCTCTTGCTGAACTGGAAAGGGAACTTAAAGAGATTCTAAAGGAGTATTCAAAAGCTTATATCCCTCTTGAGTAA
- a CDS encoding RluA family pseudouridine synthase, with protein sequence MKSSQEEIFIFRVEEEKAGLRLDHFLKEKLPEFTRSRIQKLIEKGNVTLDLKRPKASQKVRGGQRIIVKIPPEEPLALKPEEVPFEILYEDEDLAVIYKPAGIVVHPAPGHREGTLVHGLLKKLKDLSGIGGKLRPGIVHRLDKDTSGLMLVAKNDAAHQALVKAFKDRKIQKQYLAILYGKITPTQGKIESSIGRHPLHRKKMAVVKGGKEAITHYEVLRYFKKASLVLAKPVTGRTHQLRVHFSSLGHPILGDPLYGGLKPDLPKPERLMLHARSISFEHPSTGKIFSFTKEPPEDFEKYIKILEDYA encoded by the coding sequence ATGAAATCTTCTCAAGAAGAGATCTTTATTTTCAGGGTGGAGGAAGAAAAAGCAGGGCTCCGTCTGGATCATTTTCTAAAAGAAAAGTTGCCAGAGTTTACCCGTTCAAGAATTCAGAAATTGATTGAAAAGGGCAATGTAACTCTTGACCTGAAAAGACCTAAGGCCAGTCAAAAAGTAAGGGGTGGGCAAAGGATCATTGTAAAAATCCCTCCTGAAGAACCCCTTGCCCTTAAGCCAGAGGAAGTGCCCTTTGAGATCCTTTATGAAGATGAAGACCTTGCAGTAATTTACAAGCCAGCAGGTATAGTTGTGCATCCTGCTCCTGGCCATAGAGAGGGCACCTTGGTTCACGGCCTCTTAAAAAAGTTAAAAGACCTCTCAGGAATTGGAGGAAAACTTCGCCCCGGAATTGTCCATCGCTTAGATAAAGATACCTCAGGGCTTATGCTTGTTGCTAAAAATGACGCTGCCCATCAGGCTTTAGTAAAAGCCTTTAAAGATAGAAAGATCCAGAAACAATATCTGGCTATTCTCTATGGCAAGATCACACCAACTCAAGGAAAAATTGAAAGCTCCATTGGGAGACATCCTTTGCATAGAAAAAAAATGGCAGTGGTAAAAGGAGGAAAAGAAGCCATTACTCATTATGAGGTCTTGAGATATTTTAAAAAGGCCTCCCTTGTCCTTGCTAAGCCTGTTACAGGAAGAACACATCAACTAAGGGTTCACTTTAGCTCCCTTGGGCATCCCATCTTGGGGGATCCCCTTTATGGTGGGCTTAAACCTGACCTTCCCAAACCAGAAAGGCTTATGCTTCATGCCAGGTCCATCTCCTTTGAGCACCCCAGCACAGGTAAAATATTCTCCTTTACAAAGGAACCACCTGAAGACTTTGAAAAATACATTAAAATCCTTGAGGATTATGCTTAA
- the mutM gene encoding bifunctional DNA-formamidopyrimidine glycosylase/DNA-(apurinic or apyrimidinic site) lyase → MRKVIILSLESMPELPEVETIKRDLEKILTGAILKKIIPYNLRFLEKNNLSLQEFKSLEGERLNSFLRKGKFLALLFKERALILHLGLTGSLLLNSKNSSPSPHNIFSLIFDQGELLFRDPRKFGKVFLLSMDDLSTFLNHLGVDALELTFEELKKILQGHRGRVKNLLLNQRIIAGLGNIYTDELLFRAKISPFRRGMELSEEEIYRLYQEMQSLLAEAIALRGSSIRDYVDSEGKKGRFQEKHLVYGKSGTPCPICQTILKRTIIAQRGTTYCPNCQK, encoded by the coding sequence TTGAGGAAAGTAATAATTCTCAGTCTTGAAAGTATGCCTGAACTCCCTGAAGTGGAAACTATAAAAAGGGATCTTGAAAAGATATTAACTGGTGCAATCCTGAAAAAGATTATTCCTTACAATCTGAGGTTTTTAGAAAAAAATAATCTCTCTCTTCAGGAGTTTAAATCTCTTGAAGGGGAGCGCTTAAATTCCTTTTTAAGGAAAGGAAAGTTTCTTGCTCTCCTCTTTAAAGAGAGGGCCCTAATTTTACATCTTGGCCTAACGGGGTCCCTGCTTTTAAATTCCAAAAATAGTTCTCCTTCCCCGCATAACATTTTTTCCTTAATCTTTGACCAAGGGGAACTTCTTTTTAGAGACCCCCGCAAATTTGGTAAAGTTTTTCTCTTATCTATGGATGATCTCTCAACCTTTTTAAATCACTTAGGAGTTGATGCCCTTGAGCTAACTTTTGAGGAATTAAAAAAAATTCTTCAGGGACACAGGGGTAGAGTTAAAAACTTACTTCTTAACCAAAGGATTATTGCAGGTCTTGGAAACATCTATACAGATGAACTTCTTTTTAGAGCTAAAATAAGCCCCTTTCGCCGGGGAATGGAGCTTTCTGAGGAAGAAATATATCGGCTTTATCAGGAGATGCAAAGCCTTTTGGCTGAAGCAATTGCCTTAAGAGGGTCTTCCATTCGTGATTATGTGGATAGTGAAGGGAAAAAGGGACGCTTTCAAGAGAAACACCTGGTTTATGGAAAATCTGGGACCCCTTGCCCTATCTGCCAAACTATTTTAAAGCGAACTATAATTGCCCAAAGGGGAACTACTTATTGTCCCAATTGTCAGAAATGA
- a CDS encoding AI-2E family transporter, which translates to MKRNSFPLNLYIILTISLFILGLFVYVLLPFIMVLFWGAVLSYFFYPLYQKINLFLKGQKGLSALITISIFIFFILIPLAFLGLLFYSQVGNLLEKINLDTLQNLFSYLDKLKEKIILSKIYPYLAPYLENLQKNLPQSISKIIEGLLQSLSSIVFGTFGFILKIAFTIFTLYYFLVDGEKIIHALKELIPGQKEEKEKILKRISIVLNGVLYGNLLTALIQGILSLIIYFLLGIPQYVFFAFLTMLASFMPFLGTALIWLPLSIYLFIIGDYLKGSLLILFCALSVAQVDNLIKPFLIGGKTKIHNLLMFFAVLGGITRFGLTGLFLGPLILGLFLSILEIYKTKWLSPLEESNNSQS; encoded by the coding sequence ATGAAAAGGAATTCCTTTCCTCTCAATCTTTACATTATTCTTACAATTTCTCTCTTTATTCTTGGCCTTTTTGTCTATGTTTTACTTCCTTTTATAATGGTTCTCTTCTGGGGAGCAGTTCTTAGCTATTTCTTTTATCCCCTTTACCAGAAAATAAATCTCTTTTTAAAGGGCCAAAAGGGGCTTTCAGCTCTTATCACCATTAGTATTTTTATCTTTTTTATTTTAATACCTCTTGCCTTTCTTGGGCTTCTCTTTTATTCACAGGTTGGTAATCTCCTTGAAAAAATAAATTTAGATACCCTTCAAAATCTTTTTAGTTATTTAGATAAACTTAAAGAAAAAATAATCCTCTCCAAGATTTACCCATATCTTGCCCCTTATCTTGAAAACTTACAAAAGAATCTCCCTCAAAGCATATCCAAAATAATAGAAGGCTTACTTCAATCTCTGAGTTCCATTGTTTTTGGAACCTTTGGATTTATTTTAAAAATTGCCTTCACCATTTTTACCCTCTATTATTTCTTAGTTGATGGAGAAAAGATTATCCATGCCTTAAAGGAACTAATTCCAGGCCAAAAAGAAGAAAAAGAAAAGATTTTAAAAAGAATCTCTATAGTTCTTAACGGGGTCCTTTATGGCAACCTTTTAACCGCTTTGATTCAAGGGATCCTTTCTTTGATCATTTACTTTCTTCTCGGGATACCTCAATATGTTTTTTTTGCTTTTTTAACCATGCTTGCCTCATTTATGCCCTTTCTTGGGACAGCTCTAATCTGGCTACCCTTATCCATCTATTTATTTATCATAGGAGACTATCTCAAGGGCTCTCTCTTAATCCTTTTCTGCGCCTTAAGTGTTGCCCAGGTTGATAATCTTATTAAACCCTTTCTTATAGGCGGAAAAACCAAGATTCACAATCTTCTTATGTTCTTTGCGGTTCTTGGTGGTATTACCCGCTTTGGCTTAACCGGGCTATTTCTTGGCCCCCTAATTCTTGGCCTCTTTCTATCTATTCTTGAAATCTATAAAACCAAATGGCTCTCTCCTCTTGAGGAAAGTAATAATTCTCAGTCTTGA